The Borrelia coriaceae genome includes a window with the following:
- a CDS encoding DUF226 domain-containing protein: MESILERLKEKQLEIKSKERKPIFVKIEAIDNRMLYHTKIMMDFYSFGVDRKQEHKFFIAFRELLDKSKIDWFSLFALKGGDKFLGIFYGYRKPIKNVVRRYEENGVIKTISFSKVYYIEFRFKKGSVFCYVKGIAYLLRKEKSHKKYYNSLVQIMSNLEKQVHEFYGKKLPIGGLINKWIEKNRK; encoded by the coding sequence ATGGAAAGTATATTAGAACGCCTTAAAGAAAAGCAATTAGAAATTAAATCTAAAGAAAGAAAGCCGATCTTTGTTAAGATCGAAGCAATAGATAATAGAATGTTATATCACACAAAAATTATGATGGATTTCTATTCATTCGGAGTCGATAGAAAACAAGAGCACAAATTTTTTATTGCATTTAGAGAATTGCTTGATAAATCAAAGATAGATTGGTTTAGTTTGTTTGCATTAAAGGGTGGTGATAAATTTCTAGGAATATTCTATGGATATAGAAAGCCGATAAAGAATGTAGTAAGGAGATATGAAGAAAATGGAGTTATTAAAACAATCTCATTTTCAAAAGTTTATTATATAGAATTTAGATTTAAAAAAGGCAGTGTTTTTTGTTATGTTAAAGGAATTGCTTATTTGCTTAGAAAAGAAAAATCTCATAAAAAATATTACAATTCGCTAGTTCAAATAATGTCAAATTTAGAAAAACAAGTACATGAATTTTATGGCAAAAAGTTGCCGATTGGAGGCCTTATAAACAAATGGATAGAAAAAAATCGAAAATAA
- a CDS encoding plasmid maintenance protein: MENKQPKELNTRCHNKYQHKLITLISTIEYINNKHKKYTQSNLLYYFNGNLKRNGHKETTLKTLQKYLYKLEKEFQVTINYHRHLGVNMGTEVHYKLRYSKKNCHHIINKHFKDKQKERFQKRVNANVKKTCDKKETVEKEECFNNIYNKKEENRTKTRSIEKLQIKKYAKKSKVKNNLLSSILNLNLNKKIAIEIFKAVKRDENQSKKKAHNTKNSTKTNLQKILKDVKTQLVNAGYSEEQLTKKINVIYEQYQHKPHFIIQNNKYNDLNQIIENLKKSVEYVKSTIKEDKEDIRNNIFSILFDQLRYKVSHEILVPILKDYLNKQNKLGYAKVFSNYYYYELMEIIGNNKANLQLGKFEKITS; the protein is encoded by the coding sequence ATGGAAAATAAACAACCTAAAGAGCTTAATACACGATGCCACAATAAATACCAACATAAATTAATAACACTAATATCAACAATTGAATATATCAATAATAAACATAAAAAATACACACAAAGCAATCTACTTTATTACTTTAATGGAAACTTAAAACGAAATGGACACAAAGAAACTACTCTTAAAACACTTCAAAAATATCTTTATAAACTAGAAAAAGAATTTCAAGTGACAATCAATTATCACAGACATTTGGGTGTTAACATGGGAACTGAAGTGCACTATAAACTCAGATACTCTAAAAAAAACTGTCATCACATAATCAACAAACATTTCAAAGATAAACAAAAAGAAAGATTTCAAAAACGAGTTAATGCTAATGTTAAAAAAACATGCGATAAAAAGGAGACTGTAGAAAAAGAGGAGTGTTTTAATAATATCTATAATAAAAAAGAAGAAAATAGAACCAAAACAAGATCAATAGAAAAATTACAAATAAAAAAATATGCAAAAAAAAGTAAAGTCAAAAACAACTTACTTTCTTCTATTTTAAATTTAAATCTTAATAAAAAAATTGCAATTGAAATATTCAAAGCAGTAAAAAGAGACGAAAATCAATCTAAAAAAAAGGCACACAACACTAAAAACAGCACTAAAACAAATTTACAAAAAATATTAAAAGACGTCAAGACTCAACTAGTAAACGCAGGATACTCTGAAGAGCAATTAACAAAAAAAATAAACGTGATATACGAGCAATATCAACACAAACCACACTTTATCATACAAAATAATAAATACAATGATTTAAATCAGATAATAGAAAATCTTAAAAAATCAGTTGAATATGTTAAATCAACGATCAAAGAAGACAAAGAAGATATTAGGAATAACATATTTAGCATACTATTTGATCAGTTAAGGTACAAAGTAAGCCATGAGATCTTAGTACCAATATTGAAAGATTATTTAAATAAACAGAATAAATTAGGGTATGCCAAGGTATTTAGTAACTATTACTATTATGAGCTTATGGAAATAATAGGGAATAATAAAGCTAATTTACAATTAGGAAAATTTGAAAAAATTACTAGTTAA
- a CDS encoding ParA family protein yields MDRKKSKIITIASLKGGVGKSTTSIVLANLLSHQFKVLLIDTDDQAATTSYYFDELEAQNVDVSKINIGGIIKDGLDINKSIISIDNNIDLIPSYITVDELNGDYYYSNRHLPIEFSLKSKLNSVISNYDYVIIDTNPKRNFTLKIALISSHCVISPMTAEKWAVEGFETLRGFVKEIAGIPIFIVITRFKKNVTHKQLMEIVSTKNNFLGTISEREDLNKRIGCNEKFDFTKDYIIEYSKILDSVLLRL; encoded by the coding sequence ATGGATAGAAAAAAATCGAAAATAATTACGATTGCAAGCCTTAAGGGAGGTGTTGGGAAAAGTACTACTTCAATAGTACTTGCAAATTTATTATCACATCAATTCAAGGTTCTATTAATTGATACAGATGATCAAGCTGCCACTACAAGTTATTATTTTGATGAATTAGAAGCACAAAACGTTGACGTTTCCAAAATAAACATAGGTGGAATTATAAAAGATGGCTTGGATATTAATAAAAGTATTATTAGTATTGATAATAACATAGATTTAATACCTAGTTATATCACTGTGGATGAATTAAATGGAGACTATTACTATAGTAATCGCCACTTACCTATTGAATTTTCATTAAAGTCAAAATTAAATTCTGTAATTAGTAATTATGATTATGTCATAATTGATACTAATCCTAAAAGGAATTTTACATTAAAGATTGCTTTAATTAGTAGTCATTGTGTAATATCTCCAATGACGGCAGAAAAATGGGCTGTAGAAGGGTTTGAAACATTGAGGGGGTTTGTAAAAGAAATAGCAGGCATACCTATTTTCATTGTTATAACAAGGTTTAAGAAAAATGTTACACATAAACAGTTAATGGAAATAGTAAGTACTAAAAATAATTTTTTAGGTACTATAAGCGAAAGAGAAGATTTAAATAAGAGAATAGGTTGTAATGAAAAATTTGATTTTACAAAAGATTATATTATTGAATATAGCAAAATATTAGATTCTGTTTTGTTAAGATTGTAA